The following nucleotide sequence is from Flavimarina sp. Hel_I_48.
TTTTATTACTTTCAGGGAATCCTGGATGGATGGATATCCAGTAATCACCAGTTTCTGCATCTGGGGATAATGCTCTGAGGCAAACTTTATGAGTTCAAAACCGTCTATATCGGGCATTTTGAGATCTGTGATAAGCAGGTCTATAGGTGTATCCTTTAAAATGCCCACTGCCTCTTTTACCGAAACAGCTTTATAGGTATGGTAGTCCCATGTTTTCAAATGGCGCTGCAAGAGCTCTAAAATGTTGGGATCGTCATCAACCAGTAGGATATTTTCGTTTTTCAGTTGCATAGGGTCAGGATTTTGGTAGGGTTACGGTAAATGTGGCGCCGTGATCTTTATTGTTGACGGCCGTGATGGTTCCCTTATGACTGGCGACGATACCGTGTACCACACTAAGGCCAAGGCCAACACCCTCGCCCACCGGTTTTGTCGTAAAAAAGGGCTGAAACACTTTTTCAAGGGCCGCTTCTGTGAGCCCACTGCCTTCATCCTCTATTTTGAGGATAACAAAATCTTCATTTTGAACCGCTTCTACGGTGACCAGGGCATTTTTTGGTGAAAAATAGATCGCATTGATCACCAGGTTAAAAATAATCTGTGTGAGCTGAATGATATCTGCGCGCAACCATAGCTGCTCTTCCTCAATTTTTACAATATATTTTACTTGATTTTTTCTAAAGGTGGCATCCAGCAGGTCCATTGCGCTTTTGATGCTTGGTACGATATTTACCCTTTTCATTTCTTGGGGCATTTCACAGGCAAAGAACATAAGTTTTTTTACAACTTCGCGGGAAAAAATAGCGCTGCTTATGATTTTTTCAACATCCGATTCGGACTCCTGATCGCC
It contains:
- a CDS encoding sensor histidine kinase; translation: MNTTEAALKERIKELTCLYEVSSILMNVTDTKLFEELKAIAKSLKKAFQFPPDTEISIFIPGHQVTTGKTMDFVVMYSTISLFNKKVGSIKAHLNKENLRFLKEEQQLMDNVALKIGDLMERIEIRDSESRLKMQMERADRLNILGELTAGIAHELNTPLANILGYAELLKPKTKGDQESESDVEKIISSAIFSREVVKKLMFFACEMPQEMKRVNIVPSIKSAMDLLDATFRKNQVKYIVKIEEEQLWLRADIIQLTQIIFNLVINAIYFSPKNALVTVEAVQNEDFVILKIEDEGSGLTEAALEKVFQPFFTTKPVGEGVGLGLSVVHGIVASHKGTITAVNNKDHGATFTVTLPKS